In the genome of Populus alba chromosome 11, ASM523922v2, whole genome shotgun sequence, one region contains:
- the LOC118031420 gene encoding protein TRANSPORT INHIBITOR RESPONSE 1, with product MDSNPKMRKEFLDSTRSSPFPDEVLERVLSLLRSHKDRSAVSLVCKDWYNAESWSRTHVFIGNCYSVSPEIVARRFPRIKSVTLKGKPRFSDFNLVPENWGADVHPWLVVFAAKYPFLEELRLKRMAVSDESLEFLALNFPNFKVLSLLSCDGFSTDGLAAIATHCKNLTQLDIQENGIDDKSGNWLSCFPENFTSLEVLNFANLNTDVNFDALERLVSRCKSLKVLKANKSISLEHLQRLLVCAPQLTELGTGSFMPELTAHQYAELGSSFNQLKNLNTLSGLWEATAPYLPVLYPACTNLTFLNLSYAFLQSIELASLLCQCPRLQRLWVLDTVGDKGLEAVGSNCPLLEELRVFPADPFDEEVIHGVTEAGFLAVSYGCRRLHYVLYFCRQMTNAAVATIVQNCPDFTHFRLCIMNPGQPDYLTNEPMDEAFGAVVRTCTKLQRLSVSGLLTDLTFEYIGQYAKNLETLSVAFAGSSDRGMQCMLEGCPKLRKLEIRDCPFGNAALLSGLEKYESMRSLWMSACNVTMNGCRVLAREMPRLNVEVMKEDGSDDSQADKVYVYRSVVGPRRDAPPCVLTLSGL from the exons ATGGATTCGAATCCAAAGATGAGAAAGGAATTTCTTGACTCAACAAGATCATCTCCATTTCCAGATGAAGTACTGGAACGAGTTCTTTCACTCTTGAGATCACACAAAGATCGTAGCGCAGTCTCTTTAGTATGCAAGGATTGGTACAACGCAGAGAGCTGGTCAAGAACTCATGTTTTTATAGGAAACTGTTATTCAGTCTCTCCTGAAATTGTTGCACGTAGATTCCCAAGAATTAAGAGCGTGACTCTCAAAGGGAAGCCGAGATTTTCTGATTTTAATCTGGTCCCTGAAAACTGGGGAGCTGATGTTCATCCTTGGCTTGTAGTTTTCGCTGCAAAGTATCCCTTTTTGGAAGAGTTAAGGCTTAAGAGAATGGCTGTTAGCGATGAAAGTTTGGAGTTTTTGGCTCTTAATTTTCCTAATTTCAAGGTTCTTTCTCTTTTGAGCTGTGATGGGTTTAGTACTGATGGGCTTGCTGCTATTGCCACTCATTGCAA GAATTTGACTCAGCTTGATATACAAGAGAATGGCATTGATGACAAGAGTGGCAACTGGTTAAGCTGCTTCCCTGAAAACTTCACATCATTGGAAGTACTAAACTTTGCCAACTTGAACACTGATGTCAATTTTGATGCACTTGAGAGGCTTGTAAGTCGGTGCAAATCACTGAAGGTTCTGAAGGCCAACAAAAGTATTTCCTTGGAACACCTACAAAGGCTGCTGGTTTGTGCTCCACAGTTAACAGAGCTTGGTACTGGTTCATTCATGCCAGAGCTTACAGCTCACCAGTACGCTGAGCTTGGAAGTTCATTTAACCAGTTGAAGAATTTAAATACCCTTTCTGGTTTATGGGAGGCAACAGCACCATACTTACCAGTTCTCTATCCTGCCTGTACAAACTTGACTTTCTTAAACTTGAGCTATGCCTTTCTGCAAAGTATTGAACTTGCGAGTCTTCTTTGTCAATGTCCACGTCTTCAACGCCTCTGG GTCTTGGACACTGTGGGGGACAAAGGTTTGGAGGCTGTTGGATCTAACTGTCCATTGCTTGAGGAGCTCCGTGTCTTCCCTGCCGATCCCTTTGATGAGGAAGTTATCCATGGGGTGACTGAAGCTGGGTTTCTTGCTGTGTCTTACGGATGTCGGAGACTCCACTATGTTCTCTACTTTTGCAGGCAGATGACTAATGCTGCAGTAGCCACCATTGTGCAGAACTGCCCAGATTTCACCCACTTCCGTCTCTGCATAATGAATCCAGGCCAACCAGATTACTTGACAAACGAACCCATGGATGAAGCTTTTGGGGCGGTAGTGAGGACATGCACTAAACTACAGAGGCTTTCTGTTTCAGGTCTCTTGACTGACCTGACATTCGAGTATATTGGGCAGTATGCCAAAAATCTGGAAACTCTGTCAGTGGCTTTTGCTGGCAGTAGTGATAGGGGGATGCAGTGCATGCTGGAAGGTTGTCCAAAGTTGAGGAAACTTGAGATAAGGGACTGCCCATTTGGAAATGCAGCACTTCTTTCAGGTTTGGAGAAATACGAGTCAATGAGGTCTCTTTGGATGTCAGCCTGCAATGTGACAATGAATGGCTGTCGGGTATTGGCAAGGGAGATGCCCAGATTGAATGTAGAGGTAATGAAAGAGGATGGGAGTGATGATTCTCAGGCTGATAAAGTTTATGTTTATCGTTCTGTTGTGGGACCAAGAAGAGATGCCCCGCCTTGTGTACTGACTCTCTCAGGTTTATAA
- the LOC118031421 gene encoding external alternative NAD(P)H-ubiquinone oxidoreductase B2, mitochondrial isoform X1: MNSLSLFKRASRCFDDYPSLAKLAVVCTISGGCYVAYADANGTGGAPPVLEEIKKKKVVVLGTGWAGTSFLKKLNNPSYDVQVISPRNYFAFTPLLPSVTCGTVEARSIVEPIRSIVKKKSIDISFWEAECFKIEAENKKVHCRPNSESSKNGKEEFVVDYDYLIIAMGARPNTFNTPGVVENCNFLKEVEDAQQIRQSVINSFEKASLPTFSDEERKRMLHFVVVGGGPTGVEFAAELHDFVNEDLVKLYPAAKDFVKITLLEASDHILNVFDKRITAFAEEKFQRDGIDVKLGSMVVKVSDKEISTKVRGNDGEITTIPYGMVVWSTGNGTHPVIKDFMQQIGQSNRRALATDEWLRVEGCSTIYALGDCATVNQRKVMEDIAAIFKKADKDNSGTLTVKEFREVIKDICERYPQVELYLKNKKMRDIVDLLKMAKGDVAKEAIELNIEEFKKALSEVDSQMKNLPATAQVAAQQGTYLANCFNRMEEAEKNPEGPIRFREEGRHRFHPFRYKHFGQFAPLGGEQTAAQLPGDWVSIGQSSQWLWYSVYASKLVSWRTRVLVISDWTRRFIFGRDSSGI, from the exons ATGAACAGTTTGAGTTTGTTTAAGAGAGCTTCTAGATGTTTCGATGACTATCCTTCTCTCGCTAAACTCGCTGTCGTTTGCACCATCAG TGGTGGATGCTATGTAGCTTACGCAGATGCAAATGGAACAGGTGGTGCACCACCAGTTTTGGAGGAGATCAAGAAAAAGAAGGTGGTGGTGCTTGGAACTGGTTGGGCAGGAACCAGTTTCTTGAAGAAACTTAACAATCCCTCATATGATGTTCAGGTGATATCGCCTCGCAACTACTTTGCATTCACTCCTTTGTTACCAAGTGTTACATGTGGTACGGTGGAGGCTCGCAGCATTGTCGAACCAATTCGTAGCATTGTCAAGAAG AAAAGTATTGACATTAGTTTCTGGGAAGCTGAATGTTTCAAGATTGAAGCAGAAAATAAGAAAGTTCATTGTCGACCTAATTCAGAATCCAGTAAGAATGGAAAAGAAGAATTTGTTGTGGATTATGACTATCTTATTATAGCCATGGGAGCCCGTCCGAACACATTCAACACACCTGGTGTAGTTGAGAACTGCAATTTCCTAAAG GAAGTTGAAGATGCTCAGCAGATCCGTCAATCTGTTATCAACTCATTTGAGAAGGCAAGCTTGCCGACTTTTAGTGATGAAGAAAGGAAGAGAATGCTTCATTTTGTAGTTGTTGGTGGTGGACCAACAGGAGTGGAGTTTGCTGCAGAGCTTCATGATTTTGTCAATGAGGATTTAGTCAAACTGTATCCAGCAGCCAaagattttgtaaaaataacacTACTTGAAGCATCAGATCATATTTTGAACGT GTTTGACAAAAGAATCACAGCTTTTGCGGAAGAGAAGTTCCAAAGAGATGGCATTGATGTGAAGTTAGGGTCGATGGTTGTGAAAGTATCTGATAAAGAAATCTCTACTAAAGTAAGAGGGAATGATGGTGAAATTACTACTATACCATATGGAATGGTCGTCTGGTCAACTGGAAATGGAACTCATCCTGTCATAAAGGATTTTATGCAGCAAATTGGTCAG AGTAATAGGCGTGCTTTAGCAACTGACGAATGGTTACGAGTTGAGGGATGTAGTACTATATATGCACTTGGTGATTGTGCGACAGTTAACCAGCGCAAAGTCATG GAAGATATTGCAGCAATATTTAAGAAGGCAGACAAGGACAATTCTGGAACTCTCACAGTAAAAGAATTTCGAGAAGTCATTAAAGACATTTGTGAAAGATATCCTCAGGTGGAGCTATAtttgaagaacaagaagatgcgTGACATTGTTGATCTCTTGAAGATGGCTAAAGGGGATGTTGCAAAAGAAGCAATTGAACTGAACATTGAAGAATTTAAGAAAGCCCTTTCAGAAGTTGATTCCCAAATGAAGAATCTTCCAGCAACAGCTCAG GTTGCAGCTCAGCAAGGCACTTATCTTGCTAATTGCTTCAACCGTATGGAAGAGGCTGAAAAAAACCCTGAAGGTCCTATCAGGTTCAGGGAAGAAGGGCGTCATCGCTTCCATCCCTTTAG ATACAAGCATTTCGGGCAATTTGCTCCATTGGGAGGAGAACAAACAGCAGCACAGCTTCCTGGTGATTGGGTTTCAATTGGTCAAAGCTCTCAATGGCTTTGGTATTCTGTTTATGCAAG CAAGCTAGTCAGTTGGCGTACTAGGGTGTTGGTGATTTCAGATTGGACAAGGCGTTTCATCTTTGGAAGGGATTCCAGTGGCATTTGA
- the LOC118031421 gene encoding external alternative NAD(P)H-ubiquinone oxidoreductase B2, mitochondrial isoform X2 — protein sequence MNSLSLFKRASRCFDDYPSLAKLAVVCTISGGCYVAYADANGTGGAPPVLEEIKKKKVVVLGTGWAGTSFLKKLNNPSYDVQVISPRNYFAFTPLLPSVTCGTVEARSIVEPIRSIVKKKSIDISFWEAECFKIEAENKKVHCRPNSESSKNGKEEFVVDYDYLIIAMGARPNTFNTPGVVENCNFLKEVEDAQQIRQSVINSFEKASLPTFSDEERKRMLHFVVVGGGPTGVEFAAELHDFVNEDLVKLYPAAKDFVKITLLEASDHILNVFDKRITAFAEEKFQRDGIDVKLGSMVVKVSDKEISTKVRGNDGEITTIPYGMVVWSTGNGTHPVIKDFMQQIGQEDIAAIFKKADKDNSGTLTVKEFREVIKDICERYPQVELYLKNKKMRDIVDLLKMAKGDVAKEAIELNIEEFKKALSEVDSQMKNLPATAQVAAQQGTYLANCFNRMEEAEKNPEGPIRFREEGRHRFHPFRYKHFGQFAPLGGEQTAAQLPGDWVSIGQSSQWLWYSVYASKLVSWRTRVLVISDWTRRFIFGRDSSGI from the exons ATGAACAGTTTGAGTTTGTTTAAGAGAGCTTCTAGATGTTTCGATGACTATCCTTCTCTCGCTAAACTCGCTGTCGTTTGCACCATCAG TGGTGGATGCTATGTAGCTTACGCAGATGCAAATGGAACAGGTGGTGCACCACCAGTTTTGGAGGAGATCAAGAAAAAGAAGGTGGTGGTGCTTGGAACTGGTTGGGCAGGAACCAGTTTCTTGAAGAAACTTAACAATCCCTCATATGATGTTCAGGTGATATCGCCTCGCAACTACTTTGCATTCACTCCTTTGTTACCAAGTGTTACATGTGGTACGGTGGAGGCTCGCAGCATTGTCGAACCAATTCGTAGCATTGTCAAGAAG AAAAGTATTGACATTAGTTTCTGGGAAGCTGAATGTTTCAAGATTGAAGCAGAAAATAAGAAAGTTCATTGTCGACCTAATTCAGAATCCAGTAAGAATGGAAAAGAAGAATTTGTTGTGGATTATGACTATCTTATTATAGCCATGGGAGCCCGTCCGAACACATTCAACACACCTGGTGTAGTTGAGAACTGCAATTTCCTAAAG GAAGTTGAAGATGCTCAGCAGATCCGTCAATCTGTTATCAACTCATTTGAGAAGGCAAGCTTGCCGACTTTTAGTGATGAAGAAAGGAAGAGAATGCTTCATTTTGTAGTTGTTGGTGGTGGACCAACAGGAGTGGAGTTTGCTGCAGAGCTTCATGATTTTGTCAATGAGGATTTAGTCAAACTGTATCCAGCAGCCAaagattttgtaaaaataacacTACTTGAAGCATCAGATCATATTTTGAACGT GTTTGACAAAAGAATCACAGCTTTTGCGGAAGAGAAGTTCCAAAGAGATGGCATTGATGTGAAGTTAGGGTCGATGGTTGTGAAAGTATCTGATAAAGAAATCTCTACTAAAGTAAGAGGGAATGATGGTGAAATTACTACTATACCATATGGAATGGTCGTCTGGTCAACTGGAAATGGAACTCATCCTGTCATAAAGGATTTTATGCAGCAAATTGGTCAG GAAGATATTGCAGCAATATTTAAGAAGGCAGACAAGGACAATTCTGGAACTCTCACAGTAAAAGAATTTCGAGAAGTCATTAAAGACATTTGTGAAAGATATCCTCAGGTGGAGCTATAtttgaagaacaagaagatgcgTGACATTGTTGATCTCTTGAAGATGGCTAAAGGGGATGTTGCAAAAGAAGCAATTGAACTGAACATTGAAGAATTTAAGAAAGCCCTTTCAGAAGTTGATTCCCAAATGAAGAATCTTCCAGCAACAGCTCAG GTTGCAGCTCAGCAAGGCACTTATCTTGCTAATTGCTTCAACCGTATGGAAGAGGCTGAAAAAAACCCTGAAGGTCCTATCAGGTTCAGGGAAGAAGGGCGTCATCGCTTCCATCCCTTTAG ATACAAGCATTTCGGGCAATTTGCTCCATTGGGAGGAGAACAAACAGCAGCACAGCTTCCTGGTGATTGGGTTTCAATTGGTCAAAGCTCTCAATGGCTTTGGTATTCTGTTTATGCAAG CAAGCTAGTCAGTTGGCGTACTAGGGTGTTGGTGATTTCAGATTGGACAAGGCGTTTCATCTTTGGAAGGGATTCCAGTGGCATTTGA
- the LOC118031474 gene encoding uncharacterized protein, with product MTSINLSFNPLFSCFITLYTLILLYFPQALKLSISPILTITLTLLLFVLRLGAIQRHQLSVTESDKAIQIKQDKGTHFGEASSSSFFTHVDKWVASQSAGKGRFDPDPNLDFEVSFVEWDVRAPLKVINEEYEGEEGEDPNEKDAGQDPTRFGGLGRYPFLAMCYPETDSDSDSDSEGGFSVAGEWDSLERFCFKWEEEDREGLLIEIALDSDNKKDTGPDLDAGLDFHVEEDNLIEIDISPAKNDKMFPGEV from the coding sequence ATGACTTCCATTAATCTTTCTTTTAATCCTCTCTTCTCTTGCTTTATCACTCTCTACACTCTAATTCTCTTATACTTTCCTCAAGCACTTAAACTCTCAATCTCTCCAATTCTGACTATTACTTTAACTCTCTTGCTCTTTGTTTTACGTCTTGGTGCAATTCAAAGACATCAACTTTCAGTCACAGAAAGCGATAAAGCCATTCAAATCAAGCAAGACAAAGGCACCCATTTTGGTGAAGCTTCAAGTTCTAGCTTTTTTACTCATGTAGACAAATGGGTTGCTTCCCAAAGTGCTGGAAAGGGTCGCTTTGACCCGGATCCGAACCTGGATTTTGAAGTGTCGTTTGTTGAATGGGATGTTAGAGCTCCATTGAAGGTTATAAATGAGGAAtatgaaggagaagaagggGAGGATCCAAATGAGAAGGATGCAGGTCAGGATCCGACCCGGTTTGGTGGTTTGGGAAGGTATCCGTTTTTGGCTATGTGTTATCCGGAAACGGATTCGGATTCGGATTCGGATTCTGAAGGTGGGTTTTCAGTTGCCGGAGAGTGGGACTCGCTGGAGAGGTTTTGCTTCAAATGGGAAGAGGAAGATAGAGAAGGGTTATTGATAGAGATAGCTCTTGATAGTGATAATAAGAAGGATACGGGTCCGGATTTGGATGCGGGTTTGGATTTTCATGTGGAAGAGGATAATTTGATAGAGATTGACATATCTCCGGCCAAAAACGACAAGATGTTTCCCGGTGAAGTGTGA